Proteins found in one Campylobacter concisus genomic segment:
- a CDS encoding tryptophanyl-tRNA synthetase: MKKIAYLVAALALIILCIFGFIFSSFGNKFIASKIEKEALARGIDVKFKDFSLGFSTLNLEATVMNAINLRASGELSLLAQSMNLNIDIDADKSKASKLGLKKDVALKANIAGKFSDFKLTATGTAIGSNINLNANLKDYLPKALNLDAKNIELSEISALAKKPNLASGKLDLTSSMQGVDEKNEPIINAQILASGATINKEILKNEFGLNLAKDISFKGGVNAKFANEKVSAKTLIIAPEATLKANETIYDLTSKNLKSDFLLNVADLALLGKLLGQQLSGSVDANGEITMQENALQNLKAEINGLGGKINANFDSKNLALNATSIKLKELLALALQPSYADGQINLNANFSGFDELKKLAGEAKFEIKNGLIDNGLVKLKNAAKFELKGGATAKGELVNFDANVLSDLGELKDIKGVFDLKNNQIFSKFALLISDPEKFKAVSGFEVGSKMVLAGDVKVKESKIDELNLGGDAFAGKLNATIKNENFDLSLKEAQLGEILALSGNDRLANAKTNVQAKGQNIFSKTPSVAATIALNDGKFNAAALSKMLDKKFPENEKFSSNLSLDYKGDMAKFSGDFLSSLADIKGIDGSFDAGKSTLNLKLQAIVSELNKLAFLAGRELHGKFAALIKANGKVDDLVVKATSDDLFKGKLEANYKGGALDAVLKNFEVKGLTQTLGLDHLYDGNGDAKFDYETKQKLGKFDILLKEGHLASTNLTNNIKTFTGKDITKEIYKDGKIYGDIKGDNVVFNVNLSSPKSDIKVAGGTYNTATKMLNAPLVCRLEKTDLNVKISGTTDKLKYDVRSQYLENKVKKEIGRFLDKKLGKDDEGTSGEKQNLKGLLRGLF, from the coding sequence ATGAAAAAAATAGCCTATTTAGTAGCAGCTTTGGCGCTGATAATCCTTTGCATTTTTGGCTTTATCTTTAGCTCTTTTGGCAATAAATTTATAGCCAGCAAGATAGAAAAAGAAGCACTTGCTCGCGGTATCGATGTGAAATTTAAAGATTTTAGCTTAGGATTTAGCACGCTAAATTTAGAAGCGACCGTGATGAATGCCATAAATTTAAGGGCAAGTGGCGAGCTTTCACTGCTTGCTCAAAGCATGAACTTAAACATAGATATAGACGCCGACAAGTCGAAGGCTAGCAAGCTTGGATTAAAAAAAGATGTCGCACTTAAAGCAAACATAGCTGGTAAATTTAGCGACTTCAAGCTAACAGCAACTGGCACGGCGATTGGCTCAAACATAAATTTAAACGCAAATTTAAAAGACTACCTGCCAAAAGCTCTAAATCTTGATGCTAAAAATATCGAACTCTCTGAGATATCAGCTCTTGCTAAAAAGCCAAATTTAGCTAGCGGTAAGCTTGATCTAACGAGCAGTATGCAAGGGGTTGATGAGAAAAATGAGCCGATCATTAACGCTCAAATTTTAGCAAGCGGTGCAACGATAAACAAAGAAATTCTTAAAAACGAATTTGGGCTAAATTTAGCAAAAGATATAAGTTTTAAAGGCGGCGTAAATGCTAAATTTGCAAATGAAAAAGTGAGCGCAAAAACCCTTATCATCGCACCTGAAGCTACTTTAAAAGCAAATGAGACGATCTATGATCTAACTAGTAAAAATTTAAAGAGCGACTTTTTGCTAAACGTGGCTGATCTTGCCCTTCTTGGCAAGCTTTTGGGGCAACAACTAAGTGGCTCTGTGGACGCAAACGGCGAAATTACAATGCAAGAAAATGCCCTTCAAAACCTAAAAGCTGAGATAAACGGCCTTGGCGGCAAGATAAATGCAAATTTTGATAGCAAAAACTTAGCCCTAAATGCAACTAGCATCAAGCTAAAAGAGCTTCTAGCGCTTGCCTTGCAGCCTAGCTACGCAGACGGGCAGATAAATTTAAACGCAAATTTTAGCGGCTTTGACGAGCTAAAAAAGCTTGCTGGCGAGGCTAAATTTGAGATAAAAAACGGTCTTATAGATAATGGTCTTGTAAAGCTTAAAAACGCAGCTAAATTTGAGCTAAAAGGCGGCGCCACCGCAAAAGGTGAGCTTGTAAATTTTGACGCAAACGTGCTTAGCGACCTTGGCGAGCTAAAGGATATAAAGGGCGTTTTTGACCTAAAAAATAACCAAATTTTTAGCAAATTTGCCCTGCTCATTAGCGACCCTGAGAAATTTAAAGCGGTTAGCGGCTTTGAGGTTGGCTCAAAGATGGTGCTTGCAGGCGATGTGAAGGTCAAAGAGAGCAAGATAGATGAGCTAAATTTAGGCGGCGATGCCTTTGCTGGCAAGCTAAACGCTACTATAAAAAATGAAAATTTTGATCTTAGCCTAAAAGAGGCGCAGTTAGGAGAGATCTTGGCACTTAGTGGCAACGACAGGCTGGCAAACGCTAAGACAAACGTCCAAGCAAAGGGGCAAAATATCTTTAGTAAAACCCCAAGCGTCGCCGCAACGATCGCTTTAAATGATGGTAAATTTAACGCCGCAGCACTTAGCAAAATGCTTGATAAAAAATTCCCTGAAAATGAGAAATTTAGCTCAAATTTGAGCCTAGACTACAAAGGCGACATGGCAAAATTTAGTGGCGACTTTCTTAGCTCGCTAGCTGATATAAAGGGCATAGACGGCAGCTTTGACGCGGGCAAAAGCACGCTAAACTTAAAGCTTCAAGCGATAGTTTCAGAGCTAAATAAGCTTGCATTTTTAGCTGGCCGCGAGCTTCACGGAAAATTTGCAGCCCTCATAAAGGCAAATGGCAAAGTGGACGACCTTGTAGTAAAAGCCACTTCAGATGATCTATTTAAGGGCAAACTAGAGGCAAACTACAAAGGTGGCGCGCTTGATGCGGTGCTAAAAAATTTTGAAGTCAAAGGGCTAACGCAGACTTTGGGGCTAGATCATCTATATGACGGCAACGGCGATGCTAAATTTGACTACGAGACAAAGCAAAAGCTCGGCAAATTTGACATCTTGCTAAAAGAGGGTCACCTAGCCAGCACAAACCTCACAAACAATATAAAAACTTTCACCGGCAAGGACATCACAAAAGAGATTTACAAAGACGGCAAAATTTACGGCGATATAAAGGGCGATAATGTCGTTTTCAACGTAAATTTAAGCTCACCAAAAAGCGACATAAAGGTTGCAGGCGGCACTTATAATACCGCCACAAAAATGCTTAACGCGCCGCTTGTTTGCAGGCTTGAAAAGACCGATCTAAATGTTAAAATTTCAGGCACGACAGACAAGCTAAAATACGACGTCAGATCGCAATATCTTGAGAATAAGGTCAAAAAAGAGATAGGTAGATTTTTAGATAAAAAGCTTGGCAAAGACGATGAAGGCACAAGCGGCGAAAAGCAAAATTTAAAGGGGCTTTTAAGGGGGCTATTTTAG
- a CDS encoding MFS transporter, whose product MGLGHFCSDINQSALGAMLPFFIASYRYDYATAASLVTATNLASSLIQPLIGRLSDKKELPYIIPLGLLLAGGGMSLTGFVTNYYLILVCVMISGIGAALFHPSAARIVNYASNAKNRAKSISIFSFGGNVGFAVGPILVAVFVGNFGLKGTLIFIIPQIFLTLLYLKKGKFIKALEGNHKKQISQKTSALKDDLGAFLRLCLCIFSRSIVAFGFSAFFSIYLIKIFGLSKEAANVNLSMFFAAGAISTLFGAALADRYGLVRLIKISLSIAAPLVVLMLFIDSYALFLAASMCVSGYISLSFTPSTPLHSFICQIRSVYRLSQA is encoded by the coding sequence ATGGGGCTTGGGCACTTTTGTAGCGACATAAACCAAAGTGCCCTTGGTGCGATGCTACCCTTTTTTATCGCGAGCTACCGCTACGACTATGCCACGGCTGCCTCGCTCGTGACCGCCACAAATTTAGCAAGTTCGCTCATCCAACCACTTATCGGCCGCCTAAGCGACAAAAAAGAGCTGCCATACATCATCCCGCTTGGGCTGCTGCTTGCGGGCGGTGGCATGAGCCTAACTGGCTTTGTCACAAACTACTACCTCATCTTGGTTTGCGTGATGATAAGCGGTATCGGCGCCGCACTCTTTCATCCAAGTGCCGCAAGGATCGTAAACTACGCCTCAAACGCCAAAAATAGAGCCAAAAGCATAAGTATATTTTCATTTGGTGGAAACGTGGGCTTTGCGGTTGGACCCATTTTAGTCGCCGTTTTTGTGGGAAATTTTGGCCTAAAAGGGACGTTAATTTTCATAATCCCTCAAATTTTTCTGACACTTTTATACCTTAAAAAGGGTAAATTTATAAAAGCGCTAGAAGGCAATCATAAAAAGCAAATTTCACAAAAAACAAGCGCTCTAAAAGACGATCTGGGCGCATTTTTGAGGCTTTGTCTGTGTATATTTTCACGCTCTATCGTCGCATTTGGCTTTTCGGCATTTTTTAGCATCTACCTCATCAAAATTTTTGGTCTTAGCAAAGAGGCTGCAAATGTAAATTTAAGTATGTTTTTTGCTGCAGGCGCGATCTCTACGCTATTTGGCGCAGCGCTAGCAGATAGATACGGCCTAGTTAGGCTCATCAAAATAAGCCTAAGCATCGCCGCGCCGCTAGTCGTGCTAATGCTCTTTATCGACAGCTACGCGCTATTTCTCGCGGCCTCCATGTGCGTGAGTGGCTACATCAGCCTATCTTTTACCCCCTCAACCCCTTTGCACAGCTTTATTTGCCAAATCAGATCAGTTTATAGGCTTAGTCAAGCATAA
- a CDS encoding type II secretion system protein, which yields MKRRAYTLLELIFIVVILGILSTVAIPRLFFSRSDATVSNAKTQLAAIRSGISLKYNDNILQAKPEFPQKLDDGDPSKLFKNVINIPIKDSGSKNGWHRISDDKYTFRLDGKVANFKYDKNTGDFGCSDENEICKSLQ from the coding sequence ATGAAAAGACGAGCTTACACCTTGCTTGAGCTAATATTTATAGTAGTTATACTAGGTATTTTAAGCACAGTCGCTATACCTAGACTATTTTTTTCTAGAAGTGATGCTACCGTCTCAAATGCAAAAACTCAACTTGCTGCCATAAGAAGCGGAATTTCACTAAAATACAATGACAATATCTTGCAAGCAAAGCCAGAATTTCCACAAAAACTAGACGATGGCGATCCAAGTAAACTCTTTAAAAATGTTATAAATATACCGATAAAAGATAGCGGTAGCAAAAATGGCTGGCACAGAATAAGTGATGACAAATACACATTTAGACTAGATGGCAAAGTAGCAAATTTCAAATACGACAAAAATACTGGTGATTTTGGTTGTAGTGATGAAAATGAAATTTGCAAATCACTTCAGTAA
- the uvrB gene encoding excinuclease ABC subunit UvrB, with translation MSKFEISSKFSPSSDQARAIKEIVKSIKSGNKYQTLLGVTGSGKTFTMANVIRELNMPTLIMTHNKSLAAQLYSEFKGFFPKNHVEYFISYYDYYQPEAYIPRSDLYIEKDSSVNEELERLRLSATASLLSFDDVICVASVSANYGLGNPSEYKGMVAYLSVGEKISQRKLLEQLVDMGYKRNDNYFDRGDFRVNGDVVDIYPAYYNDEALRVEFFGDEIDAMYHFDVLDNKRLKDISKFTLYATSQFIVGADRLKIAMKEIEEELDARLKEFNEQGKLVEAQRLKQRVEFDLEMMASTGMCKSIENYARHLTGQKPGETPYSMFDYFEISGKDYLVIVDESHVSLPQFRGMYAGDRSRKEVLVEYGFRLPSALDNRPLKFDEFISKKAKFLFVSATPNEYELGISQGHVYEQILRPTGLLDPLIEIKDSDNQVEALFDEAKAVIARGERVLVTVLTKKMAEELSRYYIELGIKVKYMHSDIDAIERNEIIRGLRSGEFDMLIGINLLREGLDLPEVSLIAIMDADKEGFLRSTTSLIQTMGRAARNVNGKVLMFAKKITHSMKEAIDTTTARRKFQDEYNKAHGITPHSASRNIEESLHVEDDGEIYKRGKNLEKMPASERAAIVKELRKQMLEAAAQLEFEKAAALRDEIAKMRKL, from the coding sequence ATGAGTAAATTTGAAATTTCATCTAAATTTAGCCCAAGCAGTGACCAAGCAAGAGCGATAAAAGAGATAGTAAAAAGTATAAAATCAGGCAATAAATACCAAACTCTTCTAGGTGTGACAGGGTCTGGCAAGACCTTTACCATGGCAAACGTCATACGTGAGCTAAATATGCCAACGCTCATCATGACGCATAACAAATCCCTTGCCGCTCAGCTTTACAGCGAATTTAAGGGCTTTTTCCCAAAAAATCACGTCGAGTACTTTATAAGCTACTACGACTACTACCAGCCAGAGGCCTACATCCCAAGAAGCGACCTATATATAGAAAAGGATAGCTCGGTAAATGAGGAGCTTGAGCGCCTGCGCCTCTCTGCAACGGCTAGCTTGCTAAGCTTTGATGACGTCATCTGTGTCGCCTCAGTCTCTGCAAACTACGGCCTTGGTAATCCAAGCGAGTATAAAGGGATGGTGGCATATCTTAGCGTGGGCGAGAAGATAAGCCAAAGAAAGCTTTTAGAGCAGCTTGTGGATATGGGCTACAAGCGCAATGACAACTACTTTGATAGAGGGGATTTTCGTGTAAATGGCGATGTGGTGGATATTTATCCAGCTTACTATAACGACGAAGCCCTAAGAGTCGAGTTTTTCGGCGATGAGATCGATGCGATGTATCATTTTGACGTGCTTGATAACAAAAGGCTAAAGGACATCTCTAAATTTACGCTTTATGCCACTAGCCAGTTCATCGTGGGTGCCGATAGGCTAAAGATCGCGATGAAAGAGATCGAAGAGGAGCTTGATGCGCGTTTGAAAGAATTTAACGAGCAGGGCAAGCTAGTCGAGGCGCAAAGACTAAAGCAAAGGGTGGAGTTTGACCTTGAGATGATGGCGAGCACTGGCATGTGTAAAAGCATCGAAAACTACGCGCGCCACCTAACTGGACAAAAGCCCGGAGAGACGCCATACTCGATGTTTGACTACTTTGAGATAAGCGGCAAAGACTATCTAGTCATCGTCGATGAGAGCCACGTTAGTTTGCCGCAGTTTAGGGGCATGTACGCGGGTGACAGGAGCCGTAAAGAGGTGCTTGTGGAGTATGGATTTCGCTTGCCATCAGCGCTTGATAACAGGCCGCTTAAATTTGATGAGTTTATAAGTAAAAAGGCGAAATTTCTCTTTGTTTCAGCCACGCCAAACGAATACGAGCTTGGTATCAGCCAGGGGCACGTCTATGAGCAGATTTTGCGACCTACTGGGCTGCTTGATCCTCTTATCGAGATAAAAGATAGTGACAATCAAGTTGAGGCGCTATTTGACGAGGCAAAGGCGGTGATCGCAAGAGGTGAGCGCGTGCTAGTTACGGTGCTAACTAAAAAGATGGCCGAGGAGCTAAGTCGCTACTACATCGAGCTTGGCATAAAGGTCAAGTATATGCACTCAGACATCGACGCGATCGAGCGAAATGAGATCATTAGAGGGCTTAGAAGTGGCGAATTTGACATGCTAATAGGCATAAATTTGCTCCGTGAGGGGCTTGACCTGCCTGAAGTGAGCCTGATAGCTATAATGGATGCTGATAAAGAGGGCTTTTTGCGCTCGACCACGAGCCTTATACAGACAATGGGGCGTGCGGCTAGAAATGTAAATGGCAAGGTGCTAATGTTTGCCAAAAAGATCACGCACTCGATGAAAGAGGCGATCGATACGACGACTGCTAGGCGTAAATTTCAAGATGAGTACAACAAAGCTCACGGCATCACACCGCACTCTGCAAGTAGAAATATCGAAGAGAGCTTGCATGTCGAAGATGATGGTGAAATTTACAAGCGCGGTAAGAATTTAGAAAAGATGCCAGCTAGCGAGCGAGCTGCGATAGTAAAAGAACTAAGAAAACAGATGCTTGAAGCGGCAGCGCAGCTGGAGTTTGAGAAGGCGGCGGCATTGCGCGACGAGATAGCGAAGATGAGAAAATTATAA
- a CDS encoding primosomal protein N' — MHYYILAFYGLNLAPLTYESDQKLEKFQGVKASLRGKILTAFIVKETGKPEFKTSKILEILPINLTSMQSELAIFISKYYTCELGVSLNLFEPNDTIAVDKIYENQNFNVTPKLSKKQQEALDFINKRKISLIFGDTGSGKSEIYIAKIREILNAGSQALFLMPEISLTPQMQKRLESFFGEAVAVWHSKITSKKKEQILKDIKSGKIRLVAGARSALFLPLEKLKLIIIDEEHDDSYKNTGSKPHYNARDLALFLTSKFDLQVVLGSATPSLTSFYKQEHFRLKGTYFDSQKNYIFDESETGISEILKDEISKTLANKKQAVICLPTRANFKYLVCKNCGETLKCPFCSIGMSYYKKQNVLKCQYCEHKMAVPKICHQCGSEMIEAKKIGTSELLERLQAEFANARIAKFDRDEITTQNKLVKALKEFNDSKIDILLGTQMLSKGHDYHNVELAVIMGFDELLNFPDYKARERTLALAMQVAGRAGRNGAGRVIIQSKQREFFESYISDYDAFLKEEIGYREGLYPPFIRLLRIIISHKDENIVKNTMNEFVQRIEPLRSDELEIIGYGKCQIEYLGSKFRYEILLRSNSHIPLLKAANLCKSELSDIDIDPVNFS; from the coding sequence ATGCATTATTACATACTCGCATTTTATGGGCTAAATTTAGCCCCGCTCACTTATGAAAGCGATCAAAAACTAGAAAAATTTCAAGGCGTAAAGGCTTCTTTAAGAGGAAAAATTCTTACTGCTTTTATCGTAAAAGAGACTGGCAAACCAGAGTTTAAAACAAGCAAAATTTTAGAAATTCTACCGATTAATCTAACTTCAATGCAAAGCGAATTGGCAATATTTATCTCAAAATATTACACATGCGAGCTTGGCGTCAGCCTAAATTTATTTGAACCAAATGACACTATTGCAGTAGATAAAATTTATGAAAATCAAAATTTTAATGTGACACCCAAACTAAGCAAAAAACAGCAAGAGGCTTTGGATTTTATAAACAAACGTAAAATTTCACTCATCTTTGGCGACACTGGAAGCGGAAAAAGCGAGATTTACATAGCAAAGATTAGAGAAATTTTAAACGCAGGCAGCCAAGCGCTATTTTTAATGCCTGAAATTTCACTCACACCACAAATGCAAAAACGCCTTGAGAGCTTCTTTGGTGAGGCAGTAGCAGTCTGGCACTCAAAGATAACATCAAAGAAAAAAGAGCAAATTTTAAAAGATATAAAAAGTGGCAAAATTAGGCTCGTTGCAGGTGCGAGATCGGCTTTATTTTTGCCACTTGAGAAGCTAAAACTTATCATCATAGACGAAGAACACGACGATAGCTATAAAAATACAGGCTCAAAGCCACACTACAACGCAAGAGATCTTGCCCTCTTTTTAACTAGTAAATTTGATCTACAAGTGGTGCTTGGAAGTGCCACGCCAAGCCTTACTAGCTTTTACAAGCAGGAGCATTTTCGCTTAAAAGGGACATATTTTGATTCGCAAAAAAATTACATTTTCGATGAGAGCGAGACCGGAATTAGTGAAATTTTAAAAGATGAAATTTCAAAAACACTCGCGAATAAAAAGCAAGCTGTCATCTGCCTGCCAACAAGGGCAAATTTTAAATATCTAGTCTGCAAAAACTGCGGTGAAACGTTAAAGTGCCCATTTTGCAGCATCGGTATGAGCTATTACAAAAAACAAAACGTGCTAAAGTGTCAATACTGCGAGCATAAAATGGCCGTGCCAAAAATTTGTCACCAGTGCGGTAGCGAGATGATAGAGGCCAAAAAAATTGGCACTAGCGAGCTACTTGAGCGGCTGCAAGCTGAGTTTGCGAATGCTAGGATCGCTAAATTTGATAGAGATGAAATAACGACGCAAAACAAGCTCGTAAAGGCTTTGAAGGAATTTAACGACAGCAAGATAGATATCTTGCTTGGTACGCAAATGCTAAGCAAAGGGCATGATTATCACAACGTAGAGCTTGCTGTCATCATGGGATTTGACGAGCTTTTAAATTTTCCTGATTATAAGGCCAGAGAGCGAACGCTCGCTCTTGCCATGCAAGTAGCTGGAAGAGCTGGCAGAAACGGGGCTGGTAGAGTTATCATTCAAAGCAAACAAAGAGAATTTTTTGAGAGCTACATCAGTGATTATGACGCATTTCTAAAAGAAGAGATTGGCTACCGCGAGGGGCTTTATCCGCCATTTATCAGGCTTCTTCGCATTATCATCTCGCATAAAGATGAAAACATAGTAAAAAATACAATGAATGAATTTGTGCAAAGAATAGAACCTTTAAGAAGCGATGAGCTTGAGATCATAGGATACGGAAAGTGCCAGATAGAGTATCTTGGAAGCAAATTTAGATATGAAATTTTACTCCGCTCAAACTCTCATATACCTCTTTTAAAAGCTGCAAACCTCTGCAAAAGCGAACTTAGCGATATTGATATAGACCCGGTCAACTTTAGTTAG